A stretch of Acidimicrobiales bacterium DNA encodes these proteins:
- a CDS encoding heme-copper oxidase subunit III, with translation MATATDAAVDTADHGHATSTGISNTKLAMWAFLGSECLLFGGLISTYLLYKTRRGPGPDNTVIPTDVFDIPFTSVSSFVLLMSSLTMVLALSAITRGDNPATRAWLLTTSMLGAIFIGGQVYEFTSFLREGVGYTHNPASSAFYTLTGFHGVHVSLGIVMLMSLFVASKQGKLRQEHSETVEIVGLYWHFVDVVWIFIFTVIYLIPVD, from the coding sequence ATGGCAACCGCAACTGACGCTGCCGTCGACACCGCCGATCACGGCCACGCGACCAGCACGGGTATCTCCAACACCAAGCTGGCGATGTGGGCCTTCCTCGGGTCGGAGTGTCTGCTGTTCGGTGGTCTGATCTCCACCTACCTGCTCTACAAGACGCGCCGGGGCCCGGGTCCGGACAACACGGTGATCCCGACCGATGTCTTCGACATCCCGTTCACCTCGGTGAGTTCCTTCGTCCTGTTGATGTCGTCGCTCACCATGGTGCTCGCCCTCTCGGCGATCACCCGTGGCGACAATCCCGCGACCCGGGCGTGGCTGCTCACCACCTCCATGTTGGGCGCGATCTTCATCGGCGGTCAGGTCTACGAGTTCACCTCGTTCCTGCGTGAGGGCGTCGGCTACACCCACAACCCCGCCAGCTCGGCGTTCTACACCCTGACCGGCTTCCATGGTGTCCACGTGAGCCTCGGTATCGTGATGCTGATGTCGCTCTTCGTGGCGTCCAAACAGGGCAAACTCCGCCAGGAGCACAGCGAGACCGTCGAGATCGTCGGGCTCTACTGGCACTTCGTGGACGTGGTCTGGATCTTCATCTTCACCGTCATCTACTTGATCCCGGTCGACTGA